From one Catenuloplanes nepalensis genomic stretch:
- a CDS encoding MFS transporter, protein MQTYGALFRTPEFPPLFAVACAGASASTIGGLALATVVYAGTGSPLLSALSMFGPAAAQLLGATLLLSTADRVPPRAALASVAALSALCLAVLAIPGLPLAAVFAVLGVMGLVASVGGGVRLGLLTEVLPADGYLLGRSVLNMSVGSVQILGFSIGGVLLSVVPAHGVLLIAAGCQLLGAMIAAFGLRSRPPRASGRPSVAATWRANARLWSSVPRRYVLVALCVPNGLIVGCEALFVPYAPAHAGVLLAAAAVGMLAGDVLAGRVLPREWRARAGGFLRLLLAVPYLLFALGLPLWLAAVLIAVASVGYSGTLVLQERLIALTPDDLRGQALGLHSSLMIGMQAVGAAIAGGAAELTGSAASGITVMAVLSISVTVLVAAGLRTPLPRPAAAHP, encoded by the coding sequence ATGCAGACGTACGGTGCGTTGTTCCGCACCCCCGAGTTCCCGCCGCTGTTCGCGGTCGCCTGCGCGGGCGCGTCCGCGTCCACGATCGGCGGGCTCGCGCTCGCCACCGTGGTCTACGCCGGCACCGGCTCGCCGCTGCTCAGCGCGCTGAGCATGTTCGGCCCGGCCGCGGCCCAGCTGCTCGGCGCCACGCTGCTGCTGTCCACGGCCGACCGGGTGCCGCCGCGCGCCGCGCTCGCCTCCGTCGCCGCACTGTCCGCGCTCTGCCTCGCCGTCCTCGCGATCCCGGGCCTGCCGCTCGCCGCCGTGTTCGCGGTGCTCGGCGTGATGGGCCTGGTCGCGTCCGTCGGCGGCGGTGTCCGGCTCGGCCTGCTCACCGAGGTGCTGCCCGCGGACGGCTACCTGCTCGGCCGGTCCGTGCTCAACATGTCCGTCGGTTCCGTGCAGATCCTCGGCTTCTCGATCGGCGGCGTGCTGCTGTCCGTGGTCCCGGCGCACGGCGTGCTGCTGATCGCGGCCGGCTGTCAGCTGCTCGGTGCCATGATCGCCGCGTTCGGCCTGCGGTCCCGGCCGCCCCGCGCGTCCGGGCGGCCGTCCGTGGCCGCGACGTGGCGGGCGAACGCGCGGCTGTGGTCGTCCGTCCCCCGCCGCTACGTGCTGGTCGCGCTGTGCGTGCCGAACGGCCTGATCGTCGGCTGCGAGGCGCTGTTCGTGCCCTACGCGCCGGCGCACGCGGGCGTCCTGCTCGCCGCGGCCGCGGTCGGCATGCTCGCCGGTGACGTCCTCGCCGGGCGGGTGCTGCCGCGCGAGTGGCGGGCGCGCGCCGGCGGGTTCCTGCGGCTGCTGCTCGCCGTACCGTATCTGCTGTTCGCTCTGGGTCTGCCGCTGTGGCTCGCGGCCGTGCTGATCGCGGTCGCGTCGGTCGGCTACTCCGGCACGCTGGTGTTGCAGGAGCGGCTGATCGCGCTGACCCCGGACGACCTGCGCGGCCAGGCGCTCGGCCTGCACTCGTCGCTGATGATCGGCATGCAGGCGGTCGGCGCCGCGATCGCCGGTGGCGCGGCCGAGCTGACCGGTTCCGCCGCGAGCGGCATCACGGTGATGGCGGTCCTCTCCATCTCGGTGACCGTGCTGGTCGCGGCCGGCCTGCGCACCCCGCTCCCGCGACCGGCCGCCGCGCACCCGTGA
- a CDS encoding ArsR/SmtB family transcription factor produces the protein MSWWQIDTETLAGARFVISARAETTGALLRLHKGAVAGPVDREFLDRHANAYRRKIAHRPDLRLLLATAFRPGWLADFVAPPQAETERPIAEELDLIRYYPDDRARADLATALRVTGGPALPSAIGALAPGPLLAELLEWVWETMIAPDWGRRRRILEADVVARTRQLTQGGWVAAFADLRADMRWLGNGRLQVNASKYPPRDVFGTRLLFVPVTVGRGWVSWDEHDHSRHAIAYPASAPLAETGPARPAPDALARLLGPVRARLLVLLDPPKSTTQLVALTGLALGSVGRHLGILLDAGLVLRRRAGRSVLYSPTDAGRTVVDAATAAGTRLPRTQPAGAARRA, from the coding sequence ATGAGCTGGTGGCAGATCGACACCGAGACGCTCGCCGGTGCCCGGTTCGTGATCTCCGCGCGGGCCGAGACGACCGGCGCGCTGCTGCGCCTGCACAAGGGCGCCGTGGCCGGGCCCGTCGACCGGGAGTTCCTGGACCGGCACGCGAACGCGTACCGGCGGAAGATCGCGCACCGGCCGGACCTGCGGCTGCTGCTCGCCACCGCGTTCCGGCCGGGGTGGCTGGCAGACTTCGTGGCGCCGCCGCAGGCCGAGACGGAACGGCCGATCGCGGAGGAACTGGACCTGATCCGGTACTACCCGGACGACCGGGCCCGCGCCGACCTCGCCACCGCGCTGCGGGTCACCGGCGGGCCCGCGCTGCCGTCCGCGATCGGTGCACTCGCGCCCGGGCCGCTCCTCGCGGAACTGCTGGAATGGGTGTGGGAGACGATGATCGCGCCGGACTGGGGGCGCCGCCGGCGGATCCTGGAGGCGGACGTGGTCGCCCGCACCCGGCAGCTCACCCAGGGCGGCTGGGTCGCGGCGTTCGCCGACCTGAGGGCGGACATGCGCTGGCTCGGCAACGGGCGGCTGCAGGTCAACGCGTCGAAGTATCCGCCGCGGGACGTGTTCGGCACCCGGCTGCTGTTCGTGCCGGTCACGGTCGGACGCGGCTGGGTGTCCTGGGACGAGCACGACCACAGCCGGCATGCGATCGCCTATCCGGCGTCCGCGCCGCTGGCCGAGACCGGACCGGCCCGCCCTGCGCCGGACGCGCTCGCACGGCTGCTCGGGCCGGTCCGGGCGCGGCTGCTGGTGCTGCTCGACCCGCCGAAGTCGACGACGCAGCTGGTCGCGCTGACCGGGCTCGCGCTCGGCAGCGTCGGACGGCACCTCGGCATCCTGCTCGACGCCGGCCTCGTCCTGCGCCGCCGCGCCGGCCGCTCCGTCCTCTACTCCCCGACCGACGCCGGCCGCACCGTCGTCGACGCCGCCACCGCGGCCGGCACCCGCTTACCTCGCACCCAGCCGGCGGGCGCGGCCCGTCGGGCGTAA
- a CDS encoding nitroreductase/quinone reductase family protein: protein MSNDFNSRNIEEFRANRGRIAFFGDARMLLLTTTGARTGRPHTVPLGYVPDETLRLLVIGSAGGGDRHPAWYHNVRANPQVTVEDGIFTYPAVAEVLTGEERDRLFARIVEAQPGYGDYQRNTKRVLPVVALRNASQGPPRAGNSFGETLMAIHDSFRRELALVRSEVAAAGPALGAQLRVNCLSVCGGLHIHHRGEDGGIFPAVLARSPELAPVIDRLSTEHKAIAALIEELEAAVRTENPLPQVERLIDELEAHLRYEEEMLVPLL, encoded by the coding sequence GTGTCAAACGACTTCAACAGCCGCAACATCGAGGAGTTCCGGGCCAACCGGGGCCGGATCGCGTTCTTCGGCGACGCCCGGATGCTGCTGCTCACCACGACGGGTGCCCGCACCGGGCGCCCGCACACCGTCCCGCTCGGCTACGTGCCGGACGAGACCCTCCGCCTGCTCGTGATCGGCTCCGCCGGCGGCGGTGACCGGCACCCGGCGTGGTACCACAACGTCCGGGCGAACCCGCAGGTCACGGTCGAGGACGGCATCTTCACGTACCCGGCCGTCGCCGAAGTGCTCACCGGCGAGGAGCGGGACCGGCTCTTCGCCCGGATCGTCGAGGCGCAGCCGGGATACGGCGACTACCAGCGGAACACGAAGCGGGTGCTGCCCGTGGTCGCGTTGCGCAACGCCTCGCAGGGCCCGCCGCGCGCGGGCAACTCGTTCGGCGAGACGCTCATGGCGATCCACGACTCGTTCCGGCGTGAGCTGGCGCTGGTCCGGTCCGAGGTCGCCGCCGCCGGCCCGGCGCTCGGCGCGCAACTGCGCGTCAACTGCCTGTCCGTCTGCGGCGGCCTGCACATTCACCACCGCGGCGAGGACGGCGGCATCTTCCCTGCCGTGCTGGCCCGGTCGCCCGAACTGGCCCCGGTCATCGACCGGCTCAGCACGGAGCACAAGGCGATCGCCGCGCTGATCGAGGAGCTGGAGGCCGCGGTCCGCACCGAGAACCCGCTGCCCCAGGTCGAGCGCCTGATCGACGAGTTGGAGGCGCACCTACGCTACGAGGAGGAGATGCTCGTCCCGCTCCTCTGA
- a CDS encoding GNAT family N-acetyltransferase → MDYRRAVSLTELHEAAGCEPVSWGPERTRDWWRAWTASSRVSGAEFRVLARDAAGGCVALWLIDANPPVVYLGADGEAAVIASDVDDYAALLAAGVPPAAGVPAPLPSVRAAQETYPEFPAHARRLRPGPAIRLATVDDDLSEQITAMGYDVPAPDVAARLRALPENGHVVYVAVTDRVAGWIHVLITHSLIAGVRAELGGLAVTAQGSGAGTALLATAERWAARHGATSVYVRSGAHRTEAHGFYERRGYTIVKTQLALTKPLA, encoded by the coding sequence ATGGACTACCGTCGCGCTGTGAGCCTGACCGAGTTGCACGAGGCGGCCGGCTGTGAGCCGGTGTCGTGGGGGCCGGAGCGGACGCGGGACTGGTGGCGGGCGTGGACCGCGTCGTCGCGTGTGTCCGGGGCGGAGTTCCGGGTGCTGGCCCGGGACGCGGCCGGCGGATGTGTGGCGCTGTGGCTGATCGACGCGAACCCGCCGGTCGTCTACCTCGGCGCGGACGGTGAGGCCGCGGTGATCGCGTCCGACGTGGACGACTACGCGGCGCTGCTGGCCGCCGGGGTGCCGCCGGCTGCCGGGGTTCCGGCGCCGTTGCCGTCGGTGCGGGCCGCGCAGGAGACCTATCCGGAGTTCCCGGCGCACGCGCGGCGGCTGCGGCCCGGCCCCGCGATCCGGCTCGCGACCGTGGACGACGACCTTTCAGAACAGATCACAGCCATGGGGTACGACGTGCCCGCGCCCGACGTCGCCGCGCGGCTGCGCGCGCTGCCGGAGAACGGGCACGTCGTCTACGTCGCGGTCACCGACCGGGTCGCCGGCTGGATCCATGTCCTGATCACGCACAGCCTGATCGCCGGTGTGCGCGCGGAACTCGGCGGGCTCGCGGTCACCGCCCAGGGGTCCGGTGCCGGGACCGCGCTGCTCGCCACCGCGGAACGGTGGGCGGCCCGGCACGGCGCCACCAGCGTGTACGTCCGGTCCGGGGCGCACCGCACGGAGGCACACGGGTTCTACGAGCGGCGCGGCTACACGATCGTCAAGACCCAGCTCGCGCTCACCAAGCCGCTGGCCTGA